The proteins below come from a single Geobacillus thermoleovorans genomic window:
- a CDS encoding IMP dehydrogenase has product MWEAKFAKEGLTFDDVLLIPAKSDVLPRDVDVTTKLSDTLQLNIPILSAGMDTVTEAEMAIAMARQGGLGIIHKNMSIEQQAEQVDKVKRSERGVITDPFFLTPDHQVYDAEHLMSKYRISGCRSSTTPRSKNWSALLRTVTCVSFKTIRLKFPR; this is encoded by the coding sequence ATGTGGGAAGCGAAATTCGCCAAGGAAGGATTGACGTTTGATGACGTTCTTCTCATCCCAGCGAAGTCGGACGTATTGCCGCGCGATGTTGATGTAACCACGAAGTTGAGCGATACGCTGCAGTTGAACATCCCGATTCTCAGCGCTGGGATGGATACGGTCACCGAAGCGGAGATGGCAATTGCGATGGCGCGTCAGGGAGGCCTTGGCATCATTCACAAAAATATGTCGATCGAACAGCAGGCCGAGCAGGTCGACAAGGTGAAACGGTCGGAACGAGGCGTCATTACGGACCCGTTTTTCCTAACGCCGGATCATCAAGTGTATGATGCAGAACACTTAATGAGTAAATATCGGATCTCGGGGTGCCGATCGTCAACAACCCCGAGGAGCAAAAATTGGTCGGCATTATTACGAACCGTGACTTGCGTTTCATTCAAGACTATTCGATTAAAATTTCCGAGGTAA